The nucleotide window TACGTGTAAGATTCACGCAGACCACCAAACCATTTGTAGCCACCCCATCGAAACACCCGAAGTGACTAGCCATTCCATCTTCCACGTTCTCTGCATGCACACCAAAAATCCCCTATAAAACCCGAATGATGAATATCCTAATCAAGAGCATGCAGCTCTCTGTGCAAGAATGGCAAAGCAAAAGCACATTCTCATCacagttctcttggtcatcataGTCAATGCATCCGCCTACAGAACCATCATCACCACTGTGGAGATTGACGAACCCAAGCCCCGAACCAGAACCCAGAGTTGCCGCCAGGAGGTTGAAGAGAAGGACTTAAGCTCCTGTGTGGACTATATAGGACAGTCGAGGAAATCACCAGTCCTGGCGCTGCAAGGAGTAGAAAACCAGCAGGAACAGGTCCCTAGGCAATGCTGCAGCCAAGTAAAGCAGTTGCGAGATGATTGCCAGTGTGAGGGAATAACGTCTGTTTTGAAGCAGCAGCTGGAGAGGGAAGAGGTAGGAAGAGAAGAATATAAGCAAGCGGTGCAAAGGGCAAACAATATAGCCTCTTCCTGTGGCTTGAGCCAGCGCTGCCAAATCCAAGAACCTTGGTACTAAACCACATCGATCGATGTGCAGATAAATAAAGTTCCCGATCATCGACCACCAAGTCATGGTTGCGTGAGAAATGTGTATGTATAAAACTAAGCACATCAAAGTGCTTTTTCTGAGCGTGCCGTCTTGTAATCTTGCCCCCAGTTTTCCTGGTGTCCTGTAATAATAAAAGCTGCGAGTGTTCCAGTAAAGTCAATTagacaaaatataaaatttatctactatttataaaatatttaaataatctcAAGTACACTTAGATCGAGTGTTCTATCCGCGTAAGCTTAAGCTTCGTGAGTGCCCTTAAGCTGTCTCAGCGCATTCTTTAGGCTTAAACGTTTCTCGACGTTTTCATTATCTTAAttactctttaattttttttttaatttcgttACGGCTTTCACCTCAGTTTTAAAAAGTTTagcacataaaaattaaaaaaatatataatttataaataataatttttctcttataattagttgggtttgtttgaataaaaagtaAAAGTTGTGATGTttaattgaagaaaatattttacaAGGAGATCCATGCATATTTGCTTATTTATTGAACAGGAGCTTTTAGCCCAAGGCTCGCTTGGGCCTTACACTGAAATTTGCAGGCAGCCCATCTCATTTCCGCTATAGAGGAATAGTAGCGATCTGCTCGCGGTCGCAGAGCCGATCGAATCGAAGACATCAAAAACTTCTCTAATAACTTTCACAGTCTAGATCTCTCAATAACAATGGCTCCTCCTGGTGCTCCCCGATCCGGTGATGCAATCTTCGCTAGTGTTGAGCGCGTGGTAAGCTAGATTTCTCTTTGTTTTCCTTTGCATATTTCAGTAACCAAACGGAAAACTCAAGATTTTGCTTTCATGTTACCGTCCTTGTCGATTCCTCTTGTTATTTCTGATTCGTTTCCGGTTTTCTTTTGTCAATTTTTGTTCTCCATGATTGTTTAATTGGGTTCCGTTAATTTCTAGAATTTATTTGGATATTTGATGCCCTTCCATTTCCTGCAACTTTCTCTCTATCCAAATGGAACTTTTCTATTGGGATTGGAGACTGTTTTAGATTTGTTGTTTGATATTGGGTAGTGAATTTGTGTAGAATGCGGAGCTGTTTACATTAACCTATGGGGCGATTGTGCGTCAATTGCTTACGGATCTGGAGGAGGTTGAAGAAGTCAACAAACAGCTAGATCAAATGTACGCGTTGGTTATAATCTCTGCTCAACTCAATAATGTCTTTGTCGTTATAAAAGTTGAATACGATGTCAAGAATTAAACTATTGAACTTGCTCATTTGTGATTTTGGTGAGAACTGGGACATTCTTTTGTGGTTTTAGAGCTGAACCATGAGGAGTTATTATCACTATAAAGGATTAGTGTATGAGCATAACTAGTGGAATGATGCTCTTAAAACCGCAATATTATTATGCTTATGTTCACATATACGTGGTAGTATTTATGTTTTCAATTGCATCTATATGCCAAACTATATGAAATCAAGGGACTAGTGTGGGAAATCAGGAAATAGTCATGTCTTACTACATTTTTGCATGCAGGGCCTGGTTGTATTTATCATTGCATTAGGCAATCATAAAACTGGCAAAACTGCTTCTTGCATTTGCGTGCATGCATGTGAACATGATCATACAAAGATGGATTGTCATAAGTATGTTCTTCATTTGTTAAACCTTGGAACTGAGATCAAGGATGGGGAGTAATTATGTATTAGTTACCCTTAAAATCCTGTAATTTAAAACTTCTCGTTTAATCTTGCCCAGTTGCCCTGTTATCAGATTTAGGTTTTCAGATGATACTGTAAATTAGATTTTTCTTCATGAGGTGATTATGCAATGTGGATTTTTAACTCTATCATTTGGCTATGTTATTAATTTGCAGGGGTTATAACATTGGAATTCGACTGGTTGATGAGTTTCTGGCAAAATCTAATGTCACCAGATGTGTGGACTTCAGGGAGACAGCTGAAGTAATTGCAAAGGTCTGTGTACGATATTTGATTCAACATATAACAATAAAGTCCATTTCCCTAAATTTCTTCTTGATTATTTTAATACATTTGTTTGTTTCGAAGTTCAAACATGGCTTCTGCCTATCAACTCATGCtgttgctaaaatattattgatttatttcttttctAATTCTGTAAACAGATTATTGACATCTCTATTATctttatttttgtttctttttggtCTTTTTATAGAGTGAACAAGTTGATGATGTAAAAAGATGGGAAAAGGTTGAGTTGGTGGATGAAGAACTTAGTTTGTAGTATAATTGAACTGACGACTCATCTCTTCAAACTTATTTTGTCATATACTAAAATATGAATTTATGTAGATTTGATAGTTTTTTTTCCATCATTGAAATTATCTATTGGTGTTAGGCACCATTGATCTAGTGTGTGTTAACTGTCTGTAAACTGTAATCATGCTTGATAGTATTTAACTTGCTGCTGACTGCATGCAAAAAAAGATGTAGGTAGGACGGGTAAcagtttttttttaaatcaaatttaaGGGAGAAGATATTCTATTGCTGAGATGAAATGTAAAGGA belongs to Hevea brasiliensis isolate MT/VB/25A 57/8 chromosome 4, ASM3005281v1, whole genome shotgun sequence and includes:
- the LOC110647147 gene encoding 2S seed storage albumin protein — protein: MAKQKHILITVLLVIIVNASAYRTIITTVEIDEPKPRTRTQSCRQEVEEKDLSSCVDYIGQSRKSPVLALQGVENQQEQVPRQCCSQVKQLRDDCQCEGITSVLKQQLEREEVGREEYKQAVQRANNIASSCGLSQRCQIQEPWY